Sequence from the Magallana gigas chromosome 4, xbMagGiga1.1, whole genome shotgun sequence genome:
CCGCCCGCCTCCTCTCCCCAGTATTGATCCACTGGTCTGCACCCCTTTTTCATAACACtatcctttgaaaaaaattctctgACAATTTTTCCTTCATGGCGAGCAATACCTAACACAAACCATTCATCAAATTCAAACGTATTATTGTTAATCAAAATCAACCTAGGaaagttaaaatttaataagtgGTATTAATCATTCCCTCATGAAACTACCAGTACACAACTCACAACCACATTTTATTCATTGATAAAGCATGATCAAAGTTTTATGTTAGTATCATACAACTCGTACTGTGTGTAACTGAATAGTTGAAAGAAAACAATGTTAAGCATGTTTAACTGATATCATTGTCACAAACGACGGTGtctattttgaatatttgattttctttacattgccttTGAAGTACTCGcacacaaacagattgtcatcattgtccacacataaaccagaAGGATCCCtcagatcacagttatcaatgtaacgcAGAAATTGTCCATTCTGATGCAGAATGTGGACACAATGGTTTTCTTTATCTGTTGTAAGGATACGACTCTGACTGTCAGTTGTAATAGCCCAGGGTTTAAATGGTTTCTTCTTGGTAACTGAAGGAAGACCGGTATATgtccatctgagtttcccgtcctgattaaccaccactacCACACCAGCCCCATAatcagctacacagatgtcatggtttctgttctctgtggaatatttaatgttattattCCCTGAGTATAGAGGTTTACCttcatcatcaaattgaattgtttgtttctctgtagaatccgagtaacggacaactttggattgGGTATTATCATCACTGAACAtggtaaccaggagatcaccagtagaggtgacacacagCTGACCAGGCCCCCATCCCTGTAATCTGATCAGCTCTTCTGTCTGTTCATTCTTTACTTTATACACTGTCTTTGTTGCCCCACTAGTATACAGTAGATCACCATCACTGTCTACAGCTATATCATTAGGGCATGTACCAGATTTTTTCTTGATTGTCTGGAGAAGTGAACCTTTCATGTTGAAGCATTTGATATCATTGGTGCGTCCAGTCGTCCATATCCTGTCTTCATTTAGACAGGTAACACTGCGTAGTTTTTCATACCCAGTCTGTATTGTGGCAACAATCTCTGGTTCATCCAGTAGTTCTCTGACTGAAGTTATGGATTGGATAAGTGAATAGACATTTTCTTCTGTAGCAGTAGATAATGGGGTTACCTGTCCAAACAAACTATACAACTTTTCACGGTCTATtggttttggaatgaatgttgGCAGTGAAACCTGAATCTTGGGTGGAAGCTTGCTGAATTCTCTGATTTTAGAACTGTAAGCAATGGCTGGAGATACTTCGGTAGATGTCTCTATTTCGTTTATTGCACGTAGCGTTTGCTCTATGAGGGACTGTAtctgttttatttcattcaagtgtttctgtaaaatgtctCTGTGCTTTACTTTAATCTTGcttatttcagttttcattttgttgataacgttgtcgatttctctgtgccattgctctccttgtttggacattgCTGAtgtaagtttctcatatcctccatccagGTTGGCAAGCTGATTTTCCAAATCGCGTGCAATTTCTTCGTATGTAGGAGATAAAGTGTTTACTAACTCTTCTGTATCCTTTTCAATAGTCTCTTTCTGTGCCTTGTACACAGTTGATATATGTACGAAAATATGTCCCCTGTGTTGTTCAGATGCAGTACAAAAGGAACAAATCGAAATGTTATTACAATCTTTGCACTGCAATTCGCACATTTTGTGTGGATGTGTTTCACATTTCGGATAAATGAGGGTTGATCTTCGTTCCTGAAAAGGgacaattttatgtttgtcatatccatcTGAGATGTGATCTACTACACAGGGCTTGCAcaggttgacatgacaaaagtcacagtaactgtgtactatggcggtctcacaaaggtcacatcggtATACATCCTGGGCACTGTTTTGGGGATCCATAGTTAATCTACGAAAACATCATATGAAGCTTTATAGACtagttttgtacatgtatgtcaaaaatataaacaaaaatatttatcttaaaaacagCAGCGTATTGttgttcttttaattttattgtgcGACCAAGTTAACCCCTCCCCTTTTATGTCTTtgttgcataaaaaatattgctcAGCCAAAGCAACCACACTTCATAGTAAATCAATGTTAACACAATAAAACAGCTGGCCTAAACTATGATATCATCTGCATCATAAAAATTCGATCACgagtttatttc
This genomic interval carries:
- the LOC105339719 gene encoding uncharacterized protein isoform X1 is translated as MDPQNSAQDVYRCDLCETAIVHSYCDFCHVNLCKPCVVDHISDGYDKHKIVPFQERRSTLIYPKCETHPHKMCELQCKDCNNISICSFCTASEQHRGHIFVHISTVYKAQKETIEKDTEELVNTLSPTYEEIARDLENQLANLDGGYEKLTSAMSKQGEQWHREIDNVINKMKTEISKIKVKHRDILQKHLNEIKQIQSLIEQTLRAINEIETSTEVSPAIAYSSKIREFSKLPPKIQVSLPTFIPKPIDREKLYSLFGQVTPLSTATEENVYSLIQSITSVRELLDEPEIVATIQTGYEKLRSVTCLNEDRIWTTGRTNDIKCFNMKGSLLQTIKKKSGTCPNDIAVDSDGDLLYTSGATKTVYKVKNEQTEELIRLQGWGPGQLCVTSTGDLLVTMFSDDNTQSKVVRYSDSTEKQTIQFDDEGKPLYSGNNNIKYSTENRNHDICVADYGAGVVVVVNQDGKLRWTYTGLPSVTKKKPFKPWAITTDSQSRILTTDKENHCVHILHQNGQFLRYIDNCDLRDPSGLCVDNDDNLFVCEYFKGNVKKIKYSK